A window from Kovacikia minuta CCNUW1 encodes these proteins:
- a CDS encoding GAF domain-containing protein gives MTATSPHLPDQNRTETTIDVLAHSKEVEKEVEVLPTQSEAVASEIVSDMRARKESWIEPEVVSAESRGTDRPGSKGGALTTTSGTFRSFLAPLTQEKFKEVVTEVEQKLEIVNQTLTMLDMQGFDAVLEEMLSSITAKTGELLNADRTTIFLLDEEKNELYTTVAKEGGGTVEIRVPTDKGIAGEVATFKKTVNIPFDFHDDPRSAQAKIQFKNTGYRTYTMLALPLLNDQDDLVAVIQLINKLKKNVDPETPLAERIDLKGFTSHDEEVFREFAPSIRLILESSRSFYAATQKQRAANALIQATQSLSKSSLDLESTLKNVMDEAKKLMDADRSTLWLIDEDRDQLWTKIQVADGSLQEIRLPRGAGFAGQVATTGEPLLIPFDLYEHPNSQTSRETDRKTGYRTCSMLCMPVFNADGKLIGVTQLVNKKKKGDYPPYDPANYPDAPDCWKASFNRTDQEFMATFNIQAGVALQNAKLFETVRQQEQMQRDILRSLSNGVISTNKEGKIIAANESAKHILGLSSQDAIEERLVEELIKIEKGDFSKWFRTSLAGKDEKSRTQYYPDQTLQPVLGEEQHSINLSINTIADANDSTKVSGALVVMEDISDEKRLKSTMYRYMTQELAEQLLENPDAAKMGGDRKEVTVLFSDIRSYTTLTESLKAEEVVEMLNDYFESMVDAVFQHKGTLDKYIGDAIMAVFGSPLPLDDHEWMAVQTALEMRLRLTEFNAKRIAQSQQPIRIGIGINSDIVISGNIGSSKRMEFTAIGDGVNLGSRLESASKIYGTDIVISENTYQPCADLVWARELDYIKVKGKDRPVKVYELVGLRSDPLPPEKEQIIEHYQKGREYYLNRNFPMAMAEFGTVLNLDKNDKSATLHLSRCQHWLQNPPEDLWDGSWALTEK, from the coding sequence ATGACAGCCACATCGCCGCATCTGCCTGATCAAAATCGCACTGAGACCACGATCGACGTTTTGGCTCACAGCAAAGAAGTTGAAAAAGAAGTAGAGGTGCTTCCGACTCAAAGCGAGGCAGTTGCCAGTGAGATTGTGAGCGATATGCGCGCTCGCAAAGAGAGCTGGATTGAGCCAGAAGTTGTTTCCGCCGAATCCCGTGGCACCGATCGCCCGGGTTCTAAGGGGGGCGCTTTAACCACAACAAGCGGCACCTTTCGGTCCTTCCTGGCACCCCTGACGCAGGAAAAGTTCAAAGAAGTGGTGACCGAGGTTGAGCAGAAGCTCGAAATTGTGAATCAAACCCTCACCATGCTGGATATGCAGGGGTTTGATGCGGTATTGGAGGAAATGCTTAGCTCCATTACGGCAAAAACGGGCGAGTTACTCAATGCGGATCGAACAACCATTTTTCTACTAGATGAAGAAAAGAACGAATTATACACAACGGTTGCCAAGGAAGGGGGCGGTACGGTTGAGATTCGGGTGCCCACGGACAAGGGAATTGCGGGTGAAGTAGCAACCTTTAAGAAAACCGTCAATATTCCCTTTGATTTCCATGATGATCCCCGATCTGCCCAGGCAAAAATTCAGTTTAAAAATACGGGCTACCGCACTTACACCATGCTTGCCCTGCCACTACTGAATGATCAAGATGATCTGGTGGCAGTGATTCAACTGATCAACAAGCTGAAGAAAAACGTAGACCCGGAAACGCCCCTCGCCGAGCGCATCGATCTCAAGGGGTTCACCTCCCACGACGAAGAAGTTTTCAGGGAATTCGCGCCCTCGATCCGGCTGATTCTAGAGTCCTCGCGATCGTTCTATGCGGCGACTCAAAAGCAGCGGGCTGCGAATGCGCTCATCCAGGCAACTCAATCGCTCAGTAAAAGCAGTCTGGACTTGGAATCAACGTTGAAAAACGTGATGGATGAAGCCAAGAAGCTGATGGATGCGGACCGCAGTACGCTATGGCTGATTGATGAGGACCGGGATCAACTGTGGACTAAAATTCAGGTTGCAGATGGTTCTCTCCAGGAAATTCGGCTTCCCAGGGGGGCGGGTTTTGCGGGGCAGGTGGCAACCACTGGCGAACCCCTGCTGATTCCTTTTGACTTGTACGAGCATCCGAATTCCCAAACCTCCAGGGAAACCGATCGCAAGACCGGCTATCGCACCTGTAGCATGCTGTGTATGCCTGTGTTCAACGCCGATGGAAAACTGATTGGGGTTACCCAGCTGGTCAATAAAAAGAAAAAAGGGGATTACCCGCCCTACGATCCGGCAAATTATCCCGATGCACCCGATTGCTGGAAGGCAAGCTTTAACCGGACGGATCAGGAATTCATGGCAACATTCAACATTCAAGCAGGGGTGGCGCTCCAAAATGCCAAACTGTTTGAAACGGTGCGACAACAGGAGCAGATGCAGCGGGATATCCTGCGATCGCTGAGCAACGGGGTCATTTCCACCAATAAGGAAGGCAAAATCATTGCCGCCAACGAAAGCGCCAAACACATTCTGGGATTGTCTAGCCAGGACGCAATTGAGGAAAGATTGGTCGAAGAGTTAATCAAAATTGAAAAGGGAGACTTTTCTAAATGGTTCCGTACCTCACTGGCAGGGAAGGACGAAAAAAGTCGCACCCAGTACTACCCGGATCAAACCCTGCAACCTGTTTTGGGAGAGGAACAGCACAGCATCAACCTCTCCATTAATACGATCGCCGATGCCAATGACAGCACCAAGGTATCGGGGGCGCTAGTGGTAATGGAAGACATTAGCGATGAAAAACGGCTCAAAAGCACAATGTATCGCTATATGACCCAGGAACTGGCAGAGCAGCTTCTGGAAAATCCTGATGCAGCCAAGATGGGGGGCGATCGCAAAGAAGTTACCGTTCTGTTTTCCGACATTCGCAGTTACACCACCCTGACCGAAAGCCTCAAGGCGGAAGAAGTGGTGGAAATGCTGAATGACTACTTTGAATCAATGGTGGATGCCGTCTTCCAACACAAAGGTACCCTGGATAAGTACATTGGCGACGCGATTATGGCGGTCTTCGGTTCCCCCCTACCGCTGGATGACCACGAGTGGATGGCAGTCCAGACCGCCTTAGAAATGCGCCTGCGCCTGACAGAATTCAACGCCAAACGGATTGCTCAAAGCCAGCAACCGATCCGGATTGGCATCGGCATTAACTCTGACATTGTGATCAGCGGCAACATTGGTTCCAGCAAACGGATGGAGTTTACGGCGATCGGAGATGGGGTCAATTTAGGGTCTCGCCTGGAATCAGCCAGCAAAATCTATGGCACCGATATCGTGATTAGCGAGAACACTTACCAACCGTGTGCCGACCTGGTTTGGGCGCGGGAACTGGACTACATTAAGGTTAAGGGCAAGGATCGCCCCGTCAAGGTCTATGAACTGGTGGGCTTACGAAGTGACCCCCTACCTCCTGAAAAAGAGCAAATTATTGAGCATTACCAGAAGGGTCGGGAATATTATCTGAACCGTAACTTCCCAATGGCAATGGCAGAGTTTGGTACCGTTCTTAACCTCGACAAGAACGACAAGTCAGCCACTTTGCACCTGAGCCGCTGCCAGCACTGGCTGCAAAACCCCCCAGAAGATTTGTGGGATGGCTCCTGGGCACTAACAGAAAAATAA
- a CDS encoding MotA/TolQ/ExbB proton channel family protein: protein MNVGEIFQKGGATMLPLLVLSILALSVIIERLWFWWGVLTKEREVVNRVLDASRRDWLTAAEIARQAYDQPIGRFLYSPLQLKNPDPEMFRLALEASAEDELAAMRRGDKILEAVIALSPLLGLLGTVIGLIISLRSIRIGDIGTASTSGVTTGIGEALISTASGLIVAILSLAFYRLFQGFLFYQAKIFRKAGNDLELLYRQGWSSQDGIGPLKDNPTIAPLSETTEHTPNP, encoded by the coding sequence GTGAACGTTGGAGAAATTTTTCAGAAGGGTGGGGCAACCATGTTGCCTCTACTCGTTCTCTCAATCCTGGCGCTGAGCGTCATCATCGAGCGCTTGTGGTTTTGGTGGGGCGTGTTAACCAAAGAACGGGAGGTTGTGAACCGGGTTTTGGATGCTTCCCGGCGAGACTGGTTAACAGCCGCAGAAATCGCACGACAGGCATACGACCAGCCGATCGGACGCTTTCTTTATAGCCCTTTGCAGCTTAAAAACCCCGACCCTGAAATGTTTCGATTAGCTTTGGAAGCTTCAGCAGAAGATGAGCTGGCAGCCATGCGGCGGGGAGATAAAATTCTGGAAGCGGTGATTGCCCTTTCTCCCCTGTTAGGGCTTCTGGGAACGGTCATTGGTTTGATTATTTCCCTGCGCTCAATTCGGATTGGGGACATTGGCACGGCATCAACTTCTGGGGTCACCACGGGAATTGGGGAAGCCCTGATCAGTACTGCGAGTGGGCTGATTGTGGCTATTTTAAGTCTGGCGTTTTACCGCCTGTTTCAAGGTTTTTTATTTTACCAGGCAAAGATTTTTCGGAAAGCAGGGAACGATCTGGAATTGCTCTACCGTCAGGGCTGGTCGTCGCAGGATGGAATTGGCCCCTTGAAGGATAATCCGACGATCGCTCCACTCTCTGAAACGACTGAACACACACCCAATCCCTAG
- a CDS encoding efflux RND transporter permease subunit, protein MQPAKPSGFSLSTLSIRRHIGVLMLTLTVMILGFFFITRLPVDLLPSITYPRIGVRLDAPGISPEVAVDEITKPLEEALATTEGVVQVYSQTREGQVSLDLFFQPGSNIDQALNDATATFNRNRNQLPDELEAPRIFKADPSQLPVYEFALTSPSLQDVDLRVFADEELSRELSVVPGVASADVSGGVQEEVRVQIDFNRLQALGVGLTDVLDELEQRNQDVSGGRILGQTSEPLTRAVGRFQNAAEIRDLTFEVGSQQPAANSQSSAASSQQSTVGSQLASSPQSSALSSQSAQRVYLRDFAEVIDGTEEERILVNLNREPAVKISIQKQPEANTINVVDGVKKRIEELRQSGLIPADMTLTATLDESRFIQNSISNVVSSGLIGALLAAIAVLLFLGSLRQTLIIVLAIPLATLATIILMGLFGLSLNVFSLGGLALGVGIVVDNAIVMLETVADKVNAYIAQSNGHLPETSSNGNGNLTFKEQVLRVSASSGQEVESALVASTATNLVAVLPFLLLGGFVSLLFNELILTISFAVAASLLIALTVVPMMASRLLTVRWSSRIGEFWFFRVFNARFHAATIGYGNLLARLLRMRVLVIFLAVFILGGSSLLMIGRIPQEILPRINTGQANVNVNFPPGTSLETNRQVMAAVDDLLLKQPETEYVFTTAGGFLFGNSVSSNPSRSSSNVTLKPGSNITEYVDRVSKEVNKLNLAGIRVRVSPGSVRGLSLNNSPLRGADVDVVLQGQDAETLRQAGRQVLSALDEQVSQSSFRPDADDRQPEVQIFPDWERAKAFGLTTQEIGSTIQTAIEGSVPTQLQRDERLVDVRVQFDKNLLQQPSQLKQLPLFVDNNAPVRLSDVARIEEGRAPGEIQRINQRPVFLIAGNLNKGASLGAALAEVEQVVSSLDLPEGVSLQPSYAGRTTQELQDSLKVLGALAAFLVFVVMAVQYNSLVDPLVIILTVPLALAGGILGLFVTQTAIGITVLVGAVLLVGIVVNNAIIMVELANQIREEEGCDRLTAILKAAPNRLRPIMMTTITTVVGLFPLALGIGEGSEFLQPLGVVVFSGLSLATLLTLFIIPCFYVLLHDLFKRDIKVQKLVDRARALVPSGRR, encoded by the coding sequence ATGCAACCCGCAAAGCCGTCTGGATTCAGTCTGAGTACCCTTTCCATTCGTCGGCATATCGGTGTTTTGATGTTGACCCTGACCGTGATGATTCTGGGGTTTTTCTTCATTACCCGATTGCCCGTCGATTTACTGCCATCTATTACCTATCCCCGCATTGGGGTGCGGTTGGATGCACCGGGAATTTCCCCAGAGGTGGCAGTGGATGAAATTACGAAACCCCTGGAAGAAGCCCTGGCAACCACGGAAGGGGTTGTGCAGGTCTACTCCCAAACCCGTGAAGGGCAGGTCAGTTTGGATTTATTTTTCCAACCGGGAAGCAATATTGACCAGGCACTCAATGACGCCACTGCCACCTTTAACCGCAACCGCAACCAACTACCTGACGAACTCGAAGCCCCCCGGATCTTCAAGGCTGATCCAAGCCAGCTCCCGGTTTACGAATTTGCGCTTACTTCTCCTTCATTGCAAGATGTGGATCTGCGGGTGTTTGCCGATGAGGAATTATCTCGTGAATTAAGCGTGGTGCCAGGAGTTGCCTCTGCGGATGTTTCTGGCGGCGTGCAGGAAGAGGTTCGGGTTCAAATTGACTTCAATCGGTTGCAAGCGCTGGGAGTAGGATTAACAGATGTTTTGGATGAACTGGAACAACGGAACCAGGACGTTTCCGGCGGGAGGATTTTGGGTCAAACCTCAGAACCATTAACCCGTGCGGTGGGACGGTTTCAGAATGCAGCGGAAATCCGAGATTTGACGTTTGAGGTGGGGAGTCAGCAGCCAGCAGCGAACAGTCAGTCGTCAGCAGCCAGCAGCCAGCAGTCAACAGTTGGCAGCCAACTGGCTTCCAGTCCTCAGTCCTCAGCTCTTAGTTCTCAGTCCGCCCAACGCGTTTATCTGCGCGACTTTGCCGAAGTAATTGACGGAACAGAAGAGGAGCGAATCCTGGTCAATCTCAACCGGGAACCCGCCGTCAAAATCAGTATTCAGAAGCAACCAGAGGCTAACACGATTAATGTAGTCGATGGGGTTAAAAAGCGAATTGAGGAATTGCGCCAGTCAGGGTTGATTCCGGCAGATATGACGTTGACAGCAACGCTGGATGAGTCGCGGTTTATTCAAAACTCCATCTCGAATGTGGTGAGTTCGGGGTTAATTGGGGCATTGTTAGCCGCGATCGCCGTCCTCCTCTTTCTTGGCTCATTACGCCAAACCCTAATCATTGTGCTGGCAATTCCGCTGGCGACGCTGGCGACGATTATCCTTATGGGGCTGTTTGGGCTATCGCTCAATGTTTTCAGTTTAGGCGGATTGGCGTTAGGTGTGGGGATTGTGGTGGATAACGCGATCGTTATGCTGGAAACAGTCGCGGATAAGGTCAATGCCTACATTGCCCAATCTAACGGACACTTGCCAGAAACCTCCAGCAATGGAAATGGCAACCTAACTTTTAAGGAACAGGTTTTGCGTGTCTCAGCCTCCAGTGGGCAGGAGGTGGAGTCGGCACTGGTTGCCTCCACGGCAACCAACCTGGTCGCAGTATTACCATTTTTGTTGCTGGGAGGCTTCGTCTCACTCCTGTTTAATGAACTGATTCTGACCATTAGCTTTGCTGTGGCTGCCTCCCTGCTGATTGCGCTAACCGTCGTTCCGATGATGGCTTCCCGATTACTGACTGTTCGCTGGTCTAGCCGCATCGGTGAATTTTGGTTCTTTCGAGTGTTTAACGCGCGCTTTCATGCCGCAACGATCGGCTACGGCAACCTGCTGGCAAGGCTATTGCGCATGCGTGTTCTGGTGATTTTCCTGGCTGTATTCATATTAGGCGGCAGCAGTTTGCTGATGATAGGACGAATTCCGCAGGAGATTCTGCCCCGCATTAATACGGGACAAGCAAATGTCAACGTTAACTTTCCCCCTGGCACTTCCCTGGAAACCAATCGGCAGGTCATGGCTGCCGTTGATGATCTGCTGTTGAAACAACCAGAGACGGAATATGTTTTCACAACGGCAGGTGGGTTTCTGTTTGGGAACTCGGTTTCTTCCAATCCTTCCCGCAGTTCTAGCAATGTGACGCTAAAACCCGGTAGCAACATTACCGAATACGTCGATCGGGTCTCAAAGGAAGTTAACAAGCTGAACCTGGCAGGAATCCGAGTGCGGGTTTCACCGGGAAGTGTGCGTGGCTTAAGCCTGAACAACTCACCCCTACGTGGCGCAGATGTGGATGTGGTGCTTCAGGGGCAGGATGCAGAAACCCTGCGGCAAGCTGGGCGACAAGTTCTGTCGGCATTGGATGAACAGGTGAGCCAATCCAGTTTCCGCCCCGATGCGGACGATCGCCAGCCAGAAGTCCAGATTTTTCCCGACTGGGAACGGGCAAAAGCCTTCGGATTAACGACTCAAGAAATTGGCAGCACGATTCAAACAGCGATCGAGGGTTCTGTGCCGACTCAGTTGCAACGGGATGAAAGATTAGTAGATGTGCGGGTTCAGTTTGACAAAAACTTGCTTCAGCAACCTTCCCAACTCAAGCAACTACCCCTGTTTGTGGACAATAATGCGCCCGTTCGGCTCAGCGATGTTGCCCGAATTGAGGAAGGACGCGCTCCCGGTGAAATTCAGCGGATTAATCAGCGCCCGGTGTTTCTAATTGCAGGCAACTTAAATAAGGGTGCCAGCTTAGGAGCCGCTCTGGCAGAAGTGGAGCAGGTGGTTTCCAGCTTAGACCTACCTGAGGGCGTCTCCTTGCAACCCAGCTATGCAGGGCGTACCACCCAGGAATTGCAAGATTCCCTCAAGGTGCTAGGTGCCTTGGCGGCATTTCTGGTGTTCGTTGTTATGGCTGTGCAGTACAACTCCCTGGTTGACCCATTGGTGATTATTTTGACCGTCCCCCTGGCGCTGGCAGGTGGCATCCTGGGTCTGTTTGTGACGCAGACCGCGATCGGCATTACGGTGCTGGTGGGAGCTGTACTGCTGGTGGGGATTGTGGTTAACAACGCCATCATCATGGTGGAGCTGGCAAACCAGATTCGCGAGGAGGAGGGTTGCGATCGCCTCACCGCCATCCTGAAAGCTGCCCCTAACCGCCTCCGACCCATTATGATGACCACCATTACCACAGTCGTCGGTTTATTCCCATTGGCACTGGGTATTGGCGAAGGCTCCGAATTCCTTCAACCGTTGGGTGTGGTAGTGTTCTCCGGGCTATCCCTGGCAACCCTACTGACCCTATTTATCATTCCCTGCTTCTATGTTTTACTGCACGACCTCTTTAAGCGCGATATAAAAGTCCAAAAACTGGTCGATCGCGCTCGTGCTCTGGTTCCTTCTGGACGCAGGTAA
- a CDS encoding YkvA family protein, producing the protein MSISIQSIYNWYRDVIRNPKYRWWIIGGTLLYLLSPIDISPDFLPVIGWIDDGVIATLLVAELSQIFLERLKAGKGDNVSQAVDSQSANASNSNSTSNRDTVDVNAVSLD; encoded by the coding sequence ATGAGCATCTCAATTCAATCAATTTACAACTGGTATCGTGATGTAATTCGCAATCCCAAGTATCGCTGGTGGATTATTGGCGGTACGCTGCTTTACCTATTGAGTCCGATCGACATTTCACCTGACTTCCTGCCTGTTATCGGCTGGATTGACGATGGTGTTATTGCCACGTTGCTTGTAGCAGAGCTATCCCAGATATTTCTGGAGCGGCTAAAGGCGGGTAAGGGCGACAATGTTAGTCAGGCTGTGGATAGTCAATCAGCCAATGCGAGCAATTCCAATTCAACTTCCAACCGGGATACTGTGGATGTAAACGCAGTTTCCCTGGATTAA
- a CDS encoding efflux RND transporter periplasmic adaptor subunit, whose product MIPCSSAELLDPSRRPDLGWIARWSLLAGTMVALSGCGLLPKGEAEAQTRSPGANRNQGSAAVDVAIAKTAPLETAREYTGTTQPIQEVSIRAQVEGQLQSLNVDVGDRIQRGQILAQIDDSILESAAAQAQAELASRRSEISQLQTQVSDARTRVEQSRLQLQQAETDAARYERLAREGAVTQQQAEQARTQAKTASQVLRSAQEQVRNQQQAIAAATGRVTAQQAVVAQQQERRSYAVLTSPINGSVLNRLTEQGNLVQPGNELLRLGDFSRAKVTVQVSELELANVRLGSTAQVRLDAFPQQQFTGRVTRVSPAANPTSRLIPVEVTIPNPTGRIGSGLLARVTFGQRAAKNVVVPLTAIQDDRTQNREQPPNSSGDSSKAKSGTSGSTRSNRAQKTQGVLFVVTGEGEQASVASRSVALGQRADGKVEILSGLKSGERFVIRSGKPLKDGEKVRLSILSEK is encoded by the coding sequence ATGATTCCTTGTTCCTCTGCTGAACTGCTCGATCCATCCCGCAGACCCGACTTGGGCTGGATTGCTCGCTGGAGTCTCTTAGCCGGAACGATGGTTGCTCTTTCAGGATGTGGGTTGTTGCCTAAAGGGGAAGCTGAAGCACAGACACGATCGCCTGGTGCCAACCGCAATCAAGGTTCTGCTGCGGTTGATGTAGCGATCGCCAAAACCGCCCCCCTGGAAACAGCGAGAGAATACACGGGAACCACCCAACCCATCCAGGAAGTATCCATTCGTGCCCAGGTAGAAGGGCAACTGCAAAGCTTAAACGTTGATGTGGGCGATCGTATTCAGCGGGGTCAAATTCTGGCTCAGATTGATGATTCCATTCTGGAATCCGCAGCAGCCCAAGCCCAGGCTGAACTTGCCTCCCGCCGCTCCGAAATTAGCCAATTACAAACTCAGGTCAGCGATGCCAGAACACGGGTAGAACAGTCCCGGTTGCAACTTCAGCAAGCAGAAACCGATGCGGCTCGCTACGAACGATTGGCACGGGAAGGCGCAGTGACCCAGCAACAGGCAGAGCAAGCCCGCACCCAGGCAAAAACTGCATCTCAGGTGTTGCGTTCTGCCCAGGAGCAGGTGCGGAACCAGCAACAGGCGATCGCCGCTGCCACAGGTCGCGTTACTGCCCAACAGGCAGTGGTCGCCCAACAACAGGAGCGGCGATCCTATGCGGTGCTAACTTCTCCGATTAATGGTTCCGTTTTGAATCGTTTGACAGAACAGGGCAACCTGGTTCAACCAGGAAATGAACTTTTGCGATTAGGGGATTTTAGCCGGGCGAAGGTGACCGTTCAGGTTTCGGAACTGGAGTTGGCAAATGTCCGCCTGGGCAGTACCGCTCAGGTACGGTTGGATGCCTTTCCACAACAGCAATTTACGGGTAGAGTGACGCGCGTTTCCCCAGCAGCCAACCCTACTTCGCGATTGATTCCAGTAGAAGTGACCATTCCCAACCCCACAGGAAGAATAGGTAGTGGCTTGCTGGCACGGGTCACCTTTGGACAACGGGCCGCCAAAAATGTGGTAGTGCCATTGACTGCAATTCAGGACGATCGCACCCAAAACCGCGAACAACCCCCCAATTCGTCTGGGGATTCATCCAAGGCAAAGTCAGGCACATCGGGTAGCACCCGTTCCAACCGAGCGCAGAAAACCCAGGGTGTTCTATTTGTGGTCACTGGAGAAGGCGAACAGGCAAGCGTTGCATCCCGATCAGTGGCATTGGGACAACGAGCAGATGGCAAAGTAGAAATTCTTTCTGGCTTAAAATCTGGAGAACGCTTTGTGATTCGCAGTGGCAAGCCGCTCAAGGATGGTGAAAAAGTTCGCCTCAGTATCCTTTCAGAAAAATAG
- a CDS encoding PAS domain-containing sensor histidine kinase, whose product MQSSSESSQVAVQPGSAEESLKMLQRVVDHLPQAIAWRDKNSTFLGCNRVFAEAVGLNDPGEIVGRNVQAMTWASQPLDFLRQHDPEFIAQNRTTHHSLASCMQPDGQQTWLDIRQIPLQDEQGEVIGLLAVIEDVTQRQQSELENRVEVRTAELLTINQVLQAEIVERRQAEAALRESEARLRGLVDNLPFCFWVCDRDRRYILQNALDVRQWGSVVGKRLDELNLSPADLEHWQTLYSSALAGAVVQSDYQYEDDRGIRFCKTILAPVQDSGNTYGVLGINFDVTEQKRAEDALRESEARLRALVNNLPFGFWASDTESRHTMQNAASIAQWGNLLDKRPQELNLPADVLQAWLANNARVLAGEVVRFEKRYQKENNTWICATTLAPVWDGKEIRGLLGVDIDVTEQRLAEEAIRENEERLRLVLESMPVMMDAFDAEGNIIMWNSECERVTGYSAREIIRNPQALELLYPDLEYRSRMLLEWERLGNNFRNWEWEIGCKDGSSKTILWSNLSEQFPIPGWAGWGIGIDISDRKRVEIERQQAEIALRQSEQQLREQAQALEQTLRELQRTQAQMVQSEKMSSLGQLVAGVAHEINNPVNFIYGNLNHADGYIQDLLDLIALYQQHYSNPVSTIQLKIDEIDLDFVIEDLPKLLSSMRMGADRIQKIVRSLRTFSRMDEAEVKTVDIHEGIDSTLMILQSRLKAKGDQVEIEVIKAYGELPQVECYPGQLNQVFMNILANAIDALEEGSAEAESASHSPLPIPTIRIHTELLKGDRIRVIIADNGPGIPPEKLQRLFDPFFTTKPVGKGTGLGLSISYQIVVDKHQGDLQCFSIPGEGTEFHIEIPINQG is encoded by the coding sequence ATGCAATCATCTTCTGAATCATCCCAGGTTGCCGTCCAACCAGGCTCCGCTGAAGAGTCGTTGAAAATGCTCCAGCGGGTGGTGGATCACCTGCCCCAAGCGATCGCCTGGCGGGACAAAAACTCCACCTTCCTGGGGTGCAACCGGGTGTTTGCTGAAGCTGTGGGATTGAATGATCCGGGGGAAATCGTGGGTAGAAATGTCCAGGCAATGACCTGGGCAAGTCAACCGCTGGACTTTTTACGTCAGCACGATCCAGAATTCATCGCCCAAAACCGCACAACGCATCACTCGCTTGCATCCTGTATGCAACCGGATGGACAGCAAACCTGGCTGGATATAAGACAAATTCCACTGCAAGATGAGCAAGGTGAGGTGATTGGGTTGCTGGCTGTGATTGAAGATGTGACCCAGCGCCAACAGTCCGAGCTGGAAAATCGCGTTGAAGTCCGCACCGCAGAACTGTTGACCATCAACCAGGTACTCCAGGCAGAAATTGTGGAACGCCGTCAGGCAGAAGCGGCTCTGCGGGAAAGTGAAGCGCGGTTACGGGGGCTGGTCGATAATCTTCCCTTTTGTTTCTGGGTTTGCGATCGCGATCGGCGCTACATTCTGCAAAATGCCCTTGATGTGCGGCAATGGGGGTCTGTTGTGGGCAAACGTTTGGATGAATTGAATTTATCTCCGGCAGATCTGGAGCATTGGCAAACCCTCTACAGCTCTGCTTTAGCCGGTGCAGTTGTTCAATCCGACTATCAGTACGAGGATGACCGGGGAATACGCTTTTGCAAAACTATCCTGGCTCCTGTCCAGGACAGCGGCAACACTTACGGAGTGTTGGGCATCAACTTCGATGTTACAGAGCAAAAACGGGCGGAAGATGCCCTGCGGGAAAGTGAAGCACGCTTGCGGGCACTGGTGAACAATCTCCCTTTTGGTTTCTGGGCATCGGATACGGAAAGCCGCCACACCATGCAAAATGCAGCCTCGATCGCCCAGTGGGGAAATTTGCTCGACAAACGCCCACAAGAGCTGAATTTGCCCGCCGATGTTCTGCAAGCCTGGCTCGCAAATAACGCCCGTGTTTTAGCGGGTGAAGTTGTCCGGTTTGAAAAGCGCTACCAAAAGGAGAATAACACCTGGATTTGTGCGACAACCCTGGCTCCAGTTTGGGATGGGAAGGAGATTCGGGGACTGCTCGGTGTTGATATTGATGTGACCGAACAACGACTGGCGGAGGAAGCAATCCGTGAAAATGAAGAACGGTTGCGCCTGGTGCTAGAAAGTATGCCCGTGATGATGGATGCCTTTGATGCAGAGGGCAATATCATCATGTGGAACAGCGAATGTGAGCGGGTTACTGGCTACAGTGCGAGAGAAATTATTCGAAATCCACAAGCCTTAGAACTGCTTTATCCCGATTTGGAATATCGATCGCGCATGTTGCTGGAGTGGGAAAGGTTAGGCAACAACTTTCGGAATTGGGAATGGGAAATTGGCTGTAAAGATGGCAGCAGCAAAACCATTCTGTGGTCAAATTTGTCTGAGCAATTCCCCATTCCCGGCTGGGCAGGGTGGGGCATTGGGATCGACATCAGCGATCGCAAACGGGTTGAGATCGAACGCCAACAAGCGGAAATCGCTTTACGCCAATCGGAACAGCAATTGCGCGAACAGGCACAGGCGCTAGAGCAGACCCTGAGAGAATTACAGCGAACCCAGGCACAAATGGTTCAAAGCGAAAAAATGTCCAGTCTGGGGCAACTCGTGGCTGGAGTCGCTCACGAGATCAACAATCCGGTCAACTTTATCTATGGCAACCTGAACCACGCCGATGGATACATCCAGGATTTGCTCGATCTGATTGCGCTTTACCAGCAGCACTACTCCAACCCGGTCTCCACCATCCAATTGAAAATCGACGAGATTGACCTGGACTTTGTAATCGAGGATTTGCCCAAGCTGTTGTCCTCCATGCGCATGGGAGCCGATCGCATCCAGAAAATTGTTCGATCGCTGCGCACCTTCTCCCGGATGGACGAAGCCGAAGTCAAAACCGTCGATATCCATGAAGGCATCGACAGTACCCTGATGATCCTGCAAAGCCGCCTGAAGGCAAAAGGTGACCAGGTAGAAATTGAGGTGATTAAAGCCTACGGAGAACTGCCCCAGGTTGAGTGCTACCCCGGACAACTGAACCAGGTGTTTATGAATATTCTGGCAAATGCGATCGACGCCTTAGAAGAAGGAAGTGCGGAGGCAGAAAGCGCTTCCCATTCCCCACTCCCCATTCCCACCATTCGAATTCATACCGAACTCCTCAAGGGCGATCGCATCCGGGTCATCATTGCAGACAACGGTCCTGGCATTCCCCCCGAAAAACTGCAACGCTTGTTTGACCCCTTTTTTACCACCAAACCTGTCGGTAAAGGAACTGGGCTGGGACTATCAATCAGCTACCAAATTGTGGTGGACAAGCACCAAGGAGACTTGCAGTGCTTCTCCATTCCGGGCGAAGGCACAGAGTTTCACATCGAGATCCCAATCAACCAGGGATAG